TTGCGTTCGGCTTGCTTGGTCGCTCCGGTCAGCAATTCGCAGCGAACACCAATACCGGATAATAAACCGTTCAGCGTATTGTAATGTTGATTTGCCAGCAGTTCCGTAGGCGCCATCAAAGCCGATTGATAACCCGCTTGTGCGGTTCGGTACAACAGCGCGGCGCAAACAGCGGTTTTCCCGGAGCCGACATCGCCTTGCAGCAGACGGCTCATCGGTTTGTCACTTGCCATGTCCTCAAAGGCCTGCTTGACCGCATTGATTTGGCACTCTGTGAGTTTAAACGGCAGCGCGTTGACGAATGGATGCATATCGCAGCGCGGGATTTTGATCGCTTCCCCTTCCCGCGCACTCGCTTTCATGGCCTCCATAATCAAATCAAACGTCAGCAGTTCTCCGAAAACCAGCCGCTGCTTGGCAAGCTCATATGCTTGACAGTCAATCGGAAAATGAATGTTTCGAAGTGCATAACTCAAAGAGCAAAGCCCGTACTCTTTTCGGATTTCATCGGTCAACGGTTCCTCGATCAACGGCAAAAACATATCCAGCGCTACTTTGACGACTTTTGCGATGGCAGTGCTGTTTAATCCCTTTGTCTGAGAATAAACCGGAACCATTAAATTTTCGTTATCTTCCAAAGCCGCATATTTCGGCGAGGTCATCTCCACCCTGCCGCTGTATTTATCGATTTTGCCCGTAAAGCAATATTCCTTGCCATCTTTGAGCGCTTCGGCGGCATATTGATTATTGAAAAAGATCAAGCGACCGACCGCTCCGTCAGCGTCGACCACCCGTACGTTATATAGTGTGATATTCTTTTTTTTCGTCGGAACCCGCATCGCTTTTCCGGTCACCGTAGCGTTGACCGAACAGACCTCGCCTTTGACCGTGTTTTCAAATGTCGAGCCGGCGGAAAAATCCATGTGCGTGCGCGGGTAAAAATCGATCAGATCGGCGGCTGTTTTAATACCCAGTTTGGAAAACTGCGTAGCTCTTGCAGGGCCGACACCTTTCATAAACTGGATACCGGTCTCCTTAGCTTTGGGGCAGTAAAAACTATTCAGCATTTTGACTCACCGTCGTTATCTCCTGTGTATATGCCAAATTATAAAAAGCATTTTCAAAGGTGTCCGACTGGGTCACGACGAGATTGGAAGAATAGGCGACGACGCCGTCCCGATAGACCAACGGGATGAACGGCAGTTCCGCATCGAACGCCGCAAGAAACCGGGTGCAGTCGCCGGTTCTCAGAAAGGCACTGCGGGCGTCGCACAGATATTGCGAGCATAAAATCCCCTGTTTCGGCGTGAGGGAATCCATCAATTCAAAAAAGTTATAATCGGATGAGAGCTTGATCTCCCCGATGTACAGATCGCAGCCGCCGTAGAGCACCGCATCTTTATAAGCGTCAAAATCCAAAGACAGAACTTTCACCGAAATACCGACCGCCTCGAGTTCCCGCTGCAGTTCGCCGGCCAGACTGACTTTGGATGCATTATTCTTGTTTACCGCAAGCCGAAGCGTCCCCGAAAAAGCCGCCGTCTGGGCCTTGGCTTTGGCCGCCTCGACATTTTGAATCAAATTGGTGCAGCCGGTTTCGATTTTAGAATAATTGGGGTTAAACGGCGTTTGCGTGACCTCTGAATAACCGCCGAAAAACGCATTGACCCGGGTGCGGTCAATCGCCAACGAAATCGCCGCCCGCAGGTTGGGATCAGTACAGACACCTGCCGAGGTAAAACCGACGTAGACCATCCGATTAAGCGGCACCTGATAGACATTACCGGAGACAGAAGGCAGCGTATCGCCCACCATCTCACTGTAACCGGCGTTAATAATATCCGCTGTAAGAGAATCGTTCATTGCCTCGAAGTCCGGAACCGTTTTCAATAAAATCGTGTGTACTTTAGCCGTATTGGCCCTCGGATGAAAGGCGTTCAAAGTCAACTTGACCCCTTCGTTATAAGAGGGGATATACAGACCGCTTCCGACATAATCAATTCGCTCGGAAGTGGGGGTGCCGTAATTGGCTTTTTTAATGATCGGAAAAGTCATCGCATTGGGAAAATTGACATTTTCCTGAACCAATTTGACAATCACATCGCTTCCGCTTTCCCGAACATCGGCGATAATGGCAGACAGATAGGCATAGTTGGTGCTTGCAACAGCCTTTAAATATGAGAATACAACGTCTTTTGCAGTGATTGCAGAGCCGTCCCAAAAGGTACGCTCGGTATCTAATATAATTCGGTATTCCAAATCGGAATTTTTTTGAATGGAAGAAGCCAAAACCGCATAAGTCAGCATGTTGTTGTCCAGTGCAAAAAGCGGCTCAAAGCAGAGTTTAGAGATCTCGCGGTTGAGATCGGTGATCTCTCCGAACGGGTCGAGTGAATAGGCGGAATGATAGGCCATGATGAGCTCGTCGGCGTCTACCGTGATTGTTTTCCCGTCATTCGTGTCATCGGACCCGAGCAGCTGTTCGGGTTCGGTTCCGCAGGCGCACAGCAAAAACAGCAGAATTACCGCAAGCAGACACGCAAGCCCTCTTTTCATCACCTTGCTCCCGGATTGATCAATTACCGCAGACATCGCAGGTCTCGATGTATTGCGATTTTTTATACCAGCCGTAAGCGGTGTTCTGACAGTCCGGACCCGCCATCAGTCCGGAGACCGTACAGTAAAGCCGCCGCTCAACCAGATCCGAATCAAAGAATTCAATATCCTCTTTGCCCTCATGGATCACTTTCATCACCTTGAGCCAAGCGTCAAGCGACGGGTTGGACAAACTTTCGTCCATCTCCTGCTTCGTATCGTAACCGGTCCAGACGACACCGACGTAATACGGTGTGAGACCGACAAACCAGCGGTCGTTGTAATCGGTAGTGGTACCGGTTTTAGCAGCCACCGGATACCCCAATTGTGATGCTTTGCGGCCTGTGCCGTTCGGCCCTTCAACAACCCGCTGCATCAGCCGGTTCATGATAAAAGCGCTCTCCTCAGTCATCACCCGGGTTGCGGTGGGATTATTGGATAAAATCACATTTCCGTTTGCATCTTCAACACGTGTATAGGTATACGGATCGGTATAAAGACCGCCCTCTCCGCCGTAAATCTGATAGGCAGCCGCCATCTCCAATACCGTGACACCATTGGTTAAAGAGCCGACACTGAGCGGCGCAAGGTTCATGTCTGAGAAGGTAACGCCGTTAATCCGGGTTGACTTTACAAGAGACGTCATATGCAGTTTATTATACAGGAAATTAAAGCTGACCTCCGGCGTAACCATTTGCAGCACACGAGCCGCAACGGTGTTGGTAGAGCGCTGAATCGCATAATCGAGCGTCACCAATCCCTTAAAACTGCTGTAATAATTATTCGGCCAGTCGTACGGCTCCCCGTAATTGTCGTACATCTGGATCGGTTCATCAAGCAGCTTTTCCGACCAGTAGATAAGGTTGAGTTCAATCGCGGGGCCATAGACAGACAGCGGTTTGATGGCGGAACCGGGTGAGCGTGTGGAATCGGTCGCCCTGCTCCACAGCAGATTCGCGGTTTTTTCTCCCTTGCCGCCCACAAGTCCTAGCACTCTGCCGTTATAGTCCATAATGACCATGGCCGACTGCGGCTGCTCATCGCGGTATTCCTTGATGAAGTTTGCCTCGTTATAATATTGATCTTCCATCGCTTTCTGGACATTCAGATCAACCGCCATGTAAATGCGAAGACCGCCGTTTTGCAGCATATATTTTGCCGTTGTCGCCGTATAGCCGAGTTCGGTCTGCAGGTCACTTAAGACGTCGTTATAAACCTGATCCTCATACCAGGAATAAACTTGCTGCGTTGTAACCGTTCCGGCCTCGCCGACGAATACCAGCTCTTGATTGATTGCTTCTTCATATTCGTCTTTGGTCAGCCAACCCTGTTGGTACATGACCTTAAGCACATACATATAGGCCGTCTTATTCTTTTCCGGATGCAGAATCGGGTTGTTTGCGGTCGGATAACGCGTGATGACAACGATGCTTGCCGCCTCAGCGACCGTCAATTCGGAGACATCTTTGCCGAAATAGAAATTAGCGGCTGACTGAATGCCGTTGCAGCTGTATCCGAGATACATCGTATTCATATAAGCCTCGAGAATAATGTCCTTCGATACCGTTTTTTCGAGGTTTAACGCGCGCATAATCTCTTGAACCTTACGCTCGATGGTAACTTCCTTATCTCCCGTGACGTTCTTAATCAGCTGCTGCGTGATCGTAGAACCGCCCGGTTTCCCGCCCCAAAAATGAAAAACCAAATTTGCCACCGCGCCGCCTGTTCTGATCCAGTCGACACCGTTGTGTTCATAAAAACGCTTATCTTCCGAAGCAACCACCGCAAGCTGCACATATTTGGGCACGTCGCCGATATCAACCCAGATGCGGTTTTCGTCACTGTAAACTTTGGCTGTTTCGATGTATTCGCCGGTATCCGGGTCCTGCGCCAACATTAAAGTGGTATATTTCAAGCCGGAAATGTCGATGGTTGCGGTCGGATCGACGTATTTGATGACATAGACGGTCATCACGGCGCCGAATACACAGCCCGCGATAATCAGCATCATGACAAAACCGGCACAAAATTTCCAGAACTTTGCCCAGCCGGTAGTTTTTTCTTTGTTATTCGGTCTCTGTTCCGCCCTTTTTGCCTTCATTTTCGCGGTCAGTCCGCCGATTCCCTTAACATCGGTTCCCGATTTTTTGTCGGCCATATTCTCCTCCGAAGTCAATTCACTGTTCGAAAACGACTTCAAATTGTCGTCTCCGCAATTATAGCACACCCACCTGCTTTTTGCAACGCGAACAAGTAATAGCCCTCTGCCGCTTGTCACGTACTTGAAGACTGCGCCCTTTTGAGGTATAATATACGGGCATTGTCACGATTTTGTGATTGGAGAGGTTATTTTTGTATCCTGAAATAGAGAAATATTTAATGGGCGTCACCAAACCGGGGCGTTATATCGGACATGAAACCGGCTGTGTCATCAAAAACAAAGCGGACGTTAAACTCCGTTTTTGCTTCTGCTTTCCCGATATCTACGACATCGGCATGTCCTATTTGGGCCAGAAGATTTTATACGGCCTGCTCAATAACGACCCCGAAATTTGGTGTGAACGAGCCTATGCGCCCTGGCCGGATATGGAGAAAGTACTGCGCGATCACGAGTTCCCGCTTTACGGACTCGAGAGCGGAGACCCGCTTTCCGAATTCGATGTGATCGGGTTTACGCTTCAATATGAATTATCCTATACCAATATTCTGAATATCATTGATCTCGGAGGCTTGCCGCTGCGCGCAAAAGACCGCAAAGACGCCTTCCCGCTGGTGATCACCGGCGGCCCCTGCGTCTGCAACATGGAGCCGATCGCAGATTTCATCGATCTGGCCGTATTCGGAGACGGCGAAGAAACGCTGCCAGAGGTCATGAACGTCTGCAAGCAGGCCAAAGCCGAGGGTTGGGATAAAGAAAAACTGCTGCGGGAAGCCGTCAAAATCGAGGGCGTCTATGTCCCGTCGTTTTATGATATAGTTTACAATCATGACGGCACGGTTCAATCGGTCACACCCAAAAACGGCGCGCCGAAAACCGTAAAAAAGCGTATTGTCAAAGACCTTGATACGATGTATGCGCCGCCGCCCGGACCGGTTCCCTATATCGAGGTCGTCCAGTCCCGAGCCGCGACGGAACTCTTTCGCGGGTGCATCCGCGGCTGCCGATTCTGTCAGGCGGGTTATATTTACCGCCCGGTGCGCGAACGGAAAGCGGATACCGTACAAGACATTCTGCTCGACGAATGCACCGTTTCGGGTTATGAGGAAATGGCGCTTTCGTCGCTCTCAACCAGTGATTATACCGAAATCGTGCCGCTGCTCGAAAATCTCACAGCCGAAACCGACCAAAAGAAAATCAACCTCTCACTGCCGTCGCTGCGGGTCGATAATTTCTCGTCCGAAGTGTTGGATAAGGTCTCTGCGGTGCGCAAAAGCGGCTTGACCTTTGCCCCGGAAGCCGGCAGCCAGCGCCTTCGCGACGTTATCAACAAGCAGGTCACCGAAGAGGAATTCATACGGACCTGCAAAATCGTTTTCAGCAGCGGCTATACGTCGCTGAAACTGTATTTTATGCTCGGGCTGCCGACCGAAACCGACGAGGATATTGTTGCGATTGCCGACATGGCACAGCGCGCGGTCGATCTGTATTATCAAAGCGCGGGTAAACAGAAAGGCCGCGGCGTAAACGTCAGCATCGGCGTCTCGACTTTTATCCCGAAACCGTTCACCCCGTTCCAGTGGGTCGGTCAGGACAGCGAAGAAGAGATTGTGAGAAAACAAAAACTGCTTGCCTCTTCAATCAGAAGCCGCAAGATCACATATAACTATCACGATATGCAGACCAGCCGCCTCGAAGCGGTTTTCGCACGCGGAAACCGGTCGCTTTCGAACGTCATTGAAACGGCTTTCAAAAGCGGATGCCGCCTCGACGGCTGGAACGAGTGGTTCAAATATGATCTGTGGCTTGACGCGTTCAAGACCTGCGGCATCGATATGGACTTTTTTGCCACGCGCACCATGGGTGAAAACGAAATTTTGCCGTGGGAACACCTTGATATCGGCGTGACCAAAGCGCATTTCCTGCGTGAATACAAACGGGCGCTCGAAGGCGTCACCACACCGAACTGCCGTGCAAAATGCGTCGGCTGCGGCGCCTCGGTCTATGGGGTCTGCGGAGGTGAGAAAAGCGTATGAAATACCGTTTTTGGTTCGTAAAAAAAGGCGTTTTGCGTTTTATCTCCCACCTCGACGTCAACCGCACCATGATGCGCGCACTGCGTTATGCCGAGGTGCCGATGGTTTATTCGCAGGGATTCAATCCGCGCCCGCTGCTGACGTTTGCCCTACCCTTGTCACTCGGCATCGAGAGCGAATGCGAGAGCATGGATATTACCACAGAAAATGAGATCAACTGCGAAGAGACCGTGGAAAAGCTGAATCGGTTTTTGCCGCGCGAACTGCATATGATAAACAGTACGCCGGTTGTAAACGACCCGAAACTCATCGCGGAGGCGACCTATCGGATTTCATTTACCTGCCCCGAAGCGAAACCGAAATTCGAACAGTTTTGGAATGCGGAAACGGTGACGGTGACTAAAAAGACCAAATCCGGCAGTAAAGAACTTGATTTGAAGCCGTTGGTGAAAATCGGCGAAATTTCCGGAGATAACGGGAAATGCGAATTTGAAGCCATCCTGCCGACCGGTGTGACCGAAAACGTCAACCCGATGCTGTTGACCGACGCGTTTCGCGAACAGTGCGCACCCGAAGCCGAAGTTCGCATCACGCGCATGGAAGTCCGTATGAAAAACGGCGAGAAATTTGTCTGATTTTTTCTTGACAGACGGGTCATTTTATGATAGTATGTTCGAGCGCCCCAACCCGGAACACCTGAATAGGATTTCGAATTGGACACAGTGATGCGGAGAGATGGCTGAGCTGGTCTAAGGCGCACGACTGGAAATCGTGTATGGGTTAATACCCCATCGAGGGTTCGAATCCCTCTCTCTCCGCCATTAAAACAGGCACCCCGTCATGGGGTGCCCGTTTTAATTTAAGAAAGGGATTCGAACCAGGGGCGTCCAGGTAAAAACAGTCCTGTGGACTGTTTTTTGCCCCTCCAAGGGAGGCAAAGCCGACCGCGATAAAATCCCTCTCTATCAAACATTGTTTTTAAACGAATGCCGTGCTATAATTTGGATGGTTGCAGCAAAGGAGGTTATTGTTTTGAAAAAAACTTTATTATTTTTGTTTTCAACGCTTTTAATATTTGTTGCGGCCATGACAGTTTCCGCAAATTCAGCTCCGCCTCCTTTGCCCAATTATTTTTACTGCACGGTTCTTAACGCGCCCGACAATGCTGTGTATTTTGATATTCTGATCGAAATCACCCCACAGGACGCAACTTATAAAGAAACTGAAAGTAATATTAAATCCGTAGATTCGGCGATAGCTTCATATAATGAAAACGGATATATGAGTTTGACTTTTCATTATAAGAACCTCGAATACGCAGACAACAAAATTCTGTCTCCGTCGTTCGAAATAAAGGATTCTGACCTTTCCATTGATCAGATAAGCCCGACCATCAAAGCGGTGATACTTGATGAAAACGGGAATATATTGCAAATTTCAGAGGCAATCAGCACTGCACCGGAAACGACTGATGCATATGCATATCAACTAACATATGATGCCGCCGGAAATATCGCAACGCTGCAGTTTTTTCAATCCGATGAGAGTTCTTCGAGTTCTTTAAATCTTTTAAAATTGCTGTATCCAAATCAATTATTAATATTTTTACTGTTCGTCATCATTCGCTTAGCGCTGTCTGTCGGGATTGAAACGCTGATCGCAATCCCTTTTAAAATGCGCCCCTTATGGAAAGTCCCCGTTGTGAATTCAGTTACCCAATTGATTCTCATTGTCTTTGTCTTATGCAGTGGTATCTCCTATATTACCGCATTGATTATCGGTGAAATTTTCGTTTATATTGCGGAATTTGTTGCTTACATTTATCTGTATAAATCAATCCCAAAGTGGAAAATCGCAATCTATACAGTCGTTGCGAACACTGTGACTCTGGCTATGGGTTTATTGATGAACGCTTATAATATACTGGTTTAGTTTATTAAGCCACCGGACGAAAAAACAAAAGCGGCGAATACTCGTTCTACAAACGTTGTGTTATAATTTGGATAATGTATTGCAAAGGAGGTTTGCCTCGATGAAAAAAGTCCTTTTATTCGGTTATGTCATCTTTTTGTTATGCATCACCGCAATTCCGGTTTCCGCAGCAACACCCCCCTCTATTCCGTATAATTATTTTAGCTGCATCATTCAAAACGCGCCTGATGATACCGTATATATTGATATTTTAATTAAATTAACTCCACAGGATAAAGAATATTCGTCGTTTAACAACCGGGAAACAACCATCTCCGCTAATTCCGAGATCGCACTTTATAACAAAGACGGTTATATGAGTTTGTTTTTTCATTATAATAATATAGAAGCCGCGGGTATGGAAATATCAAAATCTTGGTTTTATTTCAATAACTCCGATCTTTCGATTTATATGATAAGCCCGACCATCAAAGCGGTTTTGCTTGATAAAGACGGGAACATTTTGCAGATATCAGAAGCGATCAGCACCACGCCGAGAAAATCAGAATTTGCATATAAGCTTACATATGACGCCGCCGAAAATAATATAACGATTGAATTTGAACATTATACGAAACATCCATTTGCTTTTCTGTATTTATCAATATTTCTCCGCATAGTGCTTGCCGCCGGAATTGAGACACTTATCGCAATCCCTTTTAAACTGCGCCCGATATGGAAAATTTCTGTTGTGAATATCATTACGCAGTTTATTTATATTATTATTTTATTTATCGGATTCAGAAGCTTATTGATTTTGACTGCTTTGATCCTCGGTGAAATTTTATTTTATGTTTCAGAATTTTTTGCATACCGATTTTTGTATAAATCAAGCCCAAAATCGGAAATCGTAATATTTACAATTGCCGCCAACACTGCAACTCTGTTTATATTTATATTGATGACGGTCATTTTGGCTTTGGTTTGTAATCGTTAAAAATATTTGTTTCACATCTCCGAAAGTGCTTGCTGATTTCGAGAGTTTCTTTGCTGTTTACAAAGGTTTCATAGACAACCCGGACATCGAAATATACCGCTTATTCTGTTTGTTATTTAACTTTCCACACGGGGGTTTTCATCAAACCTGTATGTGCATAAGCGCCACTTTTGATGCTGAATCCGGCCGGATAGGGCTGCTCTTCATCCAAACGTTCCATATCGCCGAACATGGGCGCAACCGACGTGGTGATGCGCAGACACAGCTCGTGCCGCCCGCCCGTGAACTGTTCGGGTATCTCCCATTCGAACGGTACCCGGCAGCGTGTTCCCAGCGGTTCGCCGTCGAGAGATACCTGCGTGCACGCACCTTTCGTATCAAGCGAGAGAATCAACCCCTGTTCTGCGGGAATCTCTATCTCTGCACAAAGCCGAAAAGAACCGACGTAATCCTTTATACCCGGCACTTCGCCAAGTTGGGTCGCACCGTCAAACGAATACAGGAATCCGTCTTCCCGTTTCAAAAAATCGCCGCTCAAAAATACGCCCGGCAGGAATCGATAATCGACTGCTTGATTGATAATCTCCAAGGTGTGTTCCCCTTTTTCCAAGGCAAACGGCTCCGTGGCGTTGAAAAGTTGAGTAAATCCATCCGGCAGACGAATATCCCGCTCTTGTGCAACGACCGTTTTCCCATCCAGCTTGAGCGCTACCGGGTCGGGGTCTTTTCGGACGATCAGACGCAAATTTTCAAGCCGCTCCGCAATATTCAACTTGACCACGGGATCGGCGCGGGTATACAGACAGCGCATTAAATTGTCCTGTTCAAGCGCAAGGGACAAGGCACCCATCTTCACATCTTCAAGCCGATGCGGTTTCGACTCGGCCATATCGTCCATCGTCCCGCAGAACACATCCTGTCCGCACAGCCGGACTTTGCCGTATCGGTCGCCCATTTTGACGGTCAGCAGGCGATCCATCGGTTTATCCTTTGTCAGGTCCACCAGCGTCACCGTATCGTCGGCCCAGATGCGGGTCAGCACATCACGCGTCTCCGCGCCGTTTTCGTCATATACCACACATCGCCGGGGAATTTTTGCATTCACATATTCAGCCATTTCATCGGCGTTTTCGAAGCGCTTTTCTTCGCCCTCTAAAAACAGCCCGCCTTCATCCTGCGCGATAACCGGCAAATCGGTCTTTTCTCCCTCGTCCAGATAGAGATATTGAATCTGATGCCTGACCAGCGCAACCAGCAAATCCCGATACAGATTCCCGATTTGATTTTCCCGTTCGGTGTAAGCCGCACGCATGAATAATGTCGCCGGGTAACGCAGCCGCACCGCCGGCTGATAGAGCTTTCGGGCTGTCTCCGCAGCTTGAATCGCCGATTCGGACAAGATGGGATAATACTCAAACCAGGGTTGTGTCTTGCTCGTCGGGAAATAATACACGCCTTTTTCCACATTGCCTTTCGGGTCGAGCGCCGCCACCGCCAGTACATAATGATCCACACCGAAACATGCCGTAATCCAGATCATCTGCCGCATGGTGCTCATCGTCATGTCGGTCGGGCCCAACGCAAACAATTCGGCCAGCTGACCGGGTTTGTTTTGTCCGGCATATTGTACCAGCGACATCGCAGATAACTCCATACCGTGACCGTCTCCGTCCAGTGTCACCCGTGTCGGAATCTCATCCATACCGGGCAGTGAAAATTCGGATAACATCTTCAGGGTCTCTCCGTTAAACCGAACGCTTTTTGGCGCATCTTCCCACATCAGGTGTCCCGTCAGCAGAATGCCGTGCGCCACGCACCAGTTGTTCATGCCGCCCACATACACCGTACGCATGCGGTTTCCCATCAACCGGTAATAATCCTCCCATAAATGCGCGGGTGTATGATTCGCCATGTGTGCCTCGACGTCCGTTCTCAAATCGCTGCCGCGAACCGCGTGATAATCCTCCTCAAGGTCGTCATACCAGGCAAGCAAAAAGGTGTCTTCTCCGAAAGAGCCGGAGAAGGTTCCGTCGTTGTTGCGCGTGAAATAGCCGAAGCTGGGCTCATCAGTAAAAATGCCCTTGATTACATTACCGAAATAGGGGTGCAGTTCGTCGTAATAACGCTGATGCGTCAGTGCCAGAAAGCGTGCGACCGCATCCGGATTGAGAATATCCGCGCCGATTTTATTGCGGATGACACGGCTTTCGATGCCGCTTTCCGTTCTTTCGAACACCAAGGCATGCGGGTAAAATTCCTCGTGTCCTTTTGTGACCTGACCGCGGCAGTTGCCGGACGGCCAGTTGTATTCGTCGTAAAGCCAGATATCCATCCCCAACTCGGCTGCGATTTCAACCGTATTGCGGCATAGGTTCATCCAATCCGGCGACATGTAGTCATATTCCAATCCGCTGCGCGGATAGATCAAAAATTGCTCGATACCCACCGATTTGTAA
The DNA window shown above is from Oscillospiraceae bacterium and carries:
- the recG gene encoding ATP-dependent DNA helicase RecG — encoded protein: MLNSFYCPKAKETGIQFMKGVGPARATQFSKLGIKTAADLIDFYPRTHMDFSAGSTFENTVKGEVCSVNATVTGKAMRVPTKKKNITLYNVRVVDADGAVGRLIFFNNQYAAEALKDGKEYCFTGKIDKYSGRVEMTSPKYAALEDNENLMVPVYSQTKGLNSTAIAKVVKVALDMFLPLIEEPLTDEIRKEYGLCSLSYALRNIHFPIDCQAYELAKQRLVFGELLTFDLIMEAMKASAREGEAIKIPRCDMHPFVNALPFKLTECQINAVKQAFEDMASDKPMSRLLQGDVGSGKTAVCAALLYRTAQAGYQSALMAPTELLANQHYNTLNGLLSGIGVRCELLTGATKQAERKRILDTLALGEIDILIGTHALFSDNVIYKNLALVVADEQHRFGVRQRSKLAAKGLSPHFFVMSATPIPRTLALMLYGDLDISILDTLPKGRREIKTYIYKDKNRIRLFDFIKKEFNAGRQAYIVCPAIDDNESGKLAAAVYYEKAILPEFKQYKTALLHGRMAAAEKNAVMDDFIAGNTQLLVSTTVIEVGIDVPNATVMVIEDADSFGLAQMHQLRGRVGRGTHESYCVLVARACSDTAYERLNIMKDSSNGFEIADKDLKLRGPGDFLGERQSGLPILRLAGGLSDFSAIAAAKNAAVKLSENIPPILEKMIAEIRNEIAGGGLN
- a CDS encoding ABC transporter substrate-binding protein; the encoded protein is MKRGLACLLAVILLFLLCACGTEPEQLLGSDDTNDGKTITVDADELIMAYHSAYSLDPFGEITDLNREISKLCFEPLFALDNNMLTYAVLASSIQKNSDLEYRIILDTERTFWDGSAITAKDVVFSYLKAVASTNYAYLSAIIADVRESGSDVIVKLVQENVNFPNAMTFPIIKKANYGTPTSERIDYVGSGLYIPSYNEGVKLTLNAFHPRANTAKVHTILLKTVPDFEAMNDSLTADIINAGYSEMVGDTLPSVSGNVYQVPLNRMVYVGFTSAGVCTDPNLRAAISLAIDRTRVNAFFGGYSEVTQTPFNPNYSKIETGCTNLIQNVEAAKAKAQTAAFSGTLRLAVNKNNASKVSLAGELQRELEAVGISVKVLSLDFDAYKDAVLYGGCDLYIGEIKLSSDYNFFELMDSLTPKQGILCSQYLCDARSAFLRTGDCTRFLAAFDAELPFIPLVYRDGVVAYSSNLVVTQSDTFENAFYNLAYTQEITTVSQNAE
- a CDS encoding transglycosylase domain-containing protein; translated protein: MADKKSGTDVKGIGGLTAKMKAKRAEQRPNNKEKTTGWAKFWKFCAGFVMMLIIAGCVFGAVMTVYVIKYVDPTATIDISGLKYTTLMLAQDPDTGEYIETAKVYSDENRIWVDIGDVPKYVQLAVVASEDKRFYEHNGVDWIRTGGAVANLVFHFWGGKPGGSTITQQLIKNVTGDKEVTIERKVQEIMRALNLEKTVSKDIILEAYMNTMYLGYSCNGIQSAANFYFGKDVSELTVAEAASIVVITRYPTANNPILHPEKNKTAYMYVLKVMYQQGWLTKDEYEEAINQELVFVGEAGTVTTQQVYSWYEDQVYNDVLSDLQTELGYTATTAKYMLQNGGLRIYMAVDLNVQKAMEDQYYNEANFIKEYRDEQPQSAMVIMDYNGRVLGLVGGKGEKTANLLWSRATDSTRSPGSAIKPLSVYGPAIELNLIYWSEKLLDEPIQMYDNYGEPYDWPNNYYSSFKGLVTLDYAIQRSTNTVAARVLQMVTPEVSFNFLYNKLHMTSLVKSTRINGVTFSDMNLAPLSVGSLTNGVTVLEMAAAYQIYGGEGGLYTDPYTYTRVEDANGNVILSNNPTATRVMTEESAFIMNRLMQRVVEGPNGTGRKASQLGYPVAAKTGTTTDYNDRWFVGLTPYYVGVVWTGYDTKQEMDESLSNPSLDAWLKVMKVIHEGKEDIEFFDSDLVERRLYCTVSGLMAGPDCQNTAYGWYKKSQYIETCDVCGN
- a CDS encoding TIGR03960 family B12-binding radical SAM protein gives rise to the protein MGVTKPGRYIGHETGCVIKNKADVKLRFCFCFPDIYDIGMSYLGQKILYGLLNNDPEIWCERAYAPWPDMEKVLRDHEFPLYGLESGDPLSEFDVIGFTLQYELSYTNILNIIDLGGLPLRAKDRKDAFPLVITGGPCVCNMEPIADFIDLAVFGDGEETLPEVMNVCKQAKAEGWDKEKLLREAVKIEGVYVPSFYDIVYNHDGTVQSVTPKNGAPKTVKKRIVKDLDTMYAPPPGPVPYIEVVQSRAATELFRGCIRGCRFCQAGYIYRPVRERKADTVQDILLDECTVSGYEEMALSSLSTSDYTEIVPLLENLTAETDQKKINLSLPSLRVDNFSSEVLDKVSAVRKSGLTFAPEAGSQRLRDVINKQVTEEEFIRTCKIVFSSGYTSLKLYFMLGLPTETDEDIVAIADMAQRAVDLYYQSAGKQKGRGVNVSIGVSTFIPKPFTPFQWVGQDSEEEIVRKQKLLASSIRSRKITYNYHDMQTSRLEAVFARGNRSLSNVIETAFKSGCRLDGWNEWFKYDLWLDAFKTCGIDMDFFATRTMGENEILPWEHLDIGVTKAHFLREYKRALEGVTTPNCRAKCVGCGASVYGVCGGEKSV
- a CDS encoding TIGR03936 family radical SAM-associated protein produces the protein MKYRFWFVKKGVLRFISHLDVNRTMMRALRYAEVPMVYSQGFNPRPLLTFALPLSLGIESECESMDITTENEINCEETVEKLNRFLPRELHMINSTPVVNDPKLIAEATYRISFTCPEAKPKFEQFWNAETVTVTKKTKSGSKELDLKPLVKIGEISGDNGKCEFEAILPTGVTENVNPMLLTDAFREQCAPEAEVRITRMEVRMKNGEKFV